A portion of the Penaeus monodon isolate SGIC_2016 chromosome 28, NSTDA_Pmon_1, whole genome shotgun sequence genome contains these proteins:
- the LOC119591177 gene encoding cartilage oligomeric matrix protein-like: MANDDVGWQKNKCLRNESDCHIKASCEPIHGSNYTCTCNEYYFGNGFDCKDACELNTCFPGVACNVTFNETLFICGPCPFGYSGNGSYCIKLECPTGFAGDGVTCGPDSDLDGFPNMDLPCVDPQCRRDNCPVVPNADQGNENCPLVYNPSQSDIDADGFGDDCDNCPNHANQTQSDADGDGIGDPCDADADDDGVMNDVDNCVEVANSDQLDLDGDGVGDACDNCPQDANGDQVDSNANLFGDACDNGVDSDADSILDTLDNCPAFPNSDQGDVDADGVGDVCDDDADNDGGDVNEDGVGDACSQDYDGDGHVDATDKCPKSGALWHESLGTLQVVQLYSYNNPKWTFSKDGLQSYESEDSDPTTALGNVSVSSVDLEVTIYVDNDFGDDFIGFTFSFRDHSSFYVIMWRQDTESGFSTSSSRGIFLKGVDSAQGPGTTLRRDLWSDDSSGETIVLWKNRFPWSRKLSYRLRVLHRPLIGAMRVYLSSGKTLLLDSGNIYDGRLTGGRFGPFCFSQGKVMWANLQYKCNDKIPQKMYDDLSTSLQAIAEVEDDPMYPLCWNCHYYADCNIVGSSHTCTCKPGYTGDGKSCINPCQHTVCPEGSFCNHTFTGSFYTCTKYPAWLVESPCPEGQAGNGTFCGLDSDRDGYPDVALECVDQRCAQDNCVYVYNPDQLDADGDYVGDACDLDIDGDGRNTRFDNCPLVINFSQADFDDDDHGDACDNCYDVPNPSQRDRILNANDNCISVSNPDQMDSDGDGVGNACDNCLQILNPLQNDTDEDFVGDECDTNIDTDSDGVQDDLDNCPNVANADQLNYDGDAAGDACDDDADGDGVLNGVDRCPLVHDPDQLDTDGDGVGDICENDYDQDGVRDALDNCPKNNGIFTTEFVNVTVVLLSTQVEFPKYHFLPSRTGFFLRPSYETSLAIGSIRFGGVDFQGTFIVEATDDDFVGFVFSYQDFGKSYLVNMKKGYQTYNVGEVKAGTQLKLVNSMTSTKGDERGIENALYNTVSIPDETTLLWFDSNAIWEPNVHYNFRVSHRPDIGLIRVYITENGKLVTDSGNIYNDELKGGRLGVSTTDEYRITWVNLKYSCNEKVSQEIYDDLPQALKDQVEIETTP; this comes from the exons ATGGCAAACGACGACGTTGGCTGGC AAAAGAACAAATGCCTTAGGAACGAGAGTGACTGCCATATCAAAGCCAGCTGTGAACCTATTCATGGTAGCAACTACACCTGCACGTGTAATGAATACTATTTTGGCAATGGGTTCGACTGCAAAG ATGCCTGTGAGCTGAACACTTGCTTCCCTGGAGTTGCATGCAATGTTACCTTCAACGAGACTTTGTTCATTTGTGGTCCTTGCCCTTTCGGGTACAGTGGCAATGGTAGCTATTGCATAAAATTAGAG TGTCCAACAGGATTTGCAGGTGATGGTGTGACCTGCGGCCCTGACAGCGACCTGGACGGCTTCCCCAACATGGACCTGCCTTGCGTCGATCCTCAGTGTCGTCGGGACAACTGCCCAGTGGTACCCAACGCGGACCAGGGAAAC GAAAATTGCCCGCTAGTGTATAATCCCAGCCAAAGTGACATCGACGCAGACGGCTTCGGCGATGACTGCGACAACTGCCCCAACCACGCTAACCAGACCCAGTCCGATGCTGACGGTGACGGGATCGGCGACCCCTGTGATGCCGACgcggatgatgatg GCGTGATGAACGACGTCGACAACTGCGTCGAAGTGGCCAACAGCGACCAACTGGACCTCGACGGCGATGGCGTGGGCGACGCGTGCGACAACTGCCCCCAAGACGCCAACGGTGACCAGGTCGACAGCAACGCAAACCTTTTCGGAGACGCCTGCGATAATGGCGTTGACTCAGATGC AGACTCCATCTTAGACACGCTGGACAACTGCCCCGCCTTTCCCAACAGCGACCAGGGCGACGTCGACGCGGACGGAGTCGGCGACGTGTGCGATGACGACGCTGACAACGACGGA GGGGACGTCAACGAAGACGGCGTGGGGGACGCGTGTTCGCAGGATTATGACGGGGATGGACATGTGGACGCCACAGACAAATGTCCGAAGAGTGGAGCTCTTTGGCATGAGAGCTTGGG GACATTACAAGTAGTTCAGCTGTATTCTTACAACAATCCAAAGTGGACATTCTCTAAGGACGGTTTGCAAAGCTACGAGAGCGAGGACTCCGACCCGACGACGGCTCTTG gaaACGTCAGTGTTAGCAGCGTCGATCTGGAGGTAACAATATATGTGGATAACGATTTCGGTGACGATTTTATCGGATTTACCTTTAG tTTCCGCGACCACTCCTCCTTCTACGTGATAATGTGGCGGCAGGACACGGAATCCGGCTTCTCCACTTCTTCGAGCAGGGGGATCTTCCTGAAGGGGGTGGACAGCGCGCAAGGACCCGGAACTACCCTAAGGAGAGATTTGTGGTCTGACGATTCCAGTGGGGAA ACCATAGTGCTGTGGAAAAATCGCTTCCCTTGGTCCAGGAAGCTGTCGTATCGCCTCAGAGTCCTGCACCGGCCGCTGATCGGGGCCATGCGAGTGTATCTCAGTTCCGGAAAGACTTTGTTGCTTGATTCTGGCAACATTTATGACGGTCGTTTGACTGGCGGAAGGTTCGGGCCATTTTGCTTCTCTCAAGGAAAAGTCATGTGGGCGAATCTGCAGTACAAGTGTAATG ACAAGATCCCTCAAAAGATGTATGACGACCTGTCTACGTCGTTACAAGCGATCGCCGAGGTAGAGGACGACCCCATGTACCCTTTGTGCTGGAATTGCCATTATTACGCTGACTGCAACATCGTCGGTTCCTCTCACACGTGCACATGCAAACCAGGATACACTGGAGACGGAAAAAGCTGTATCA ACCCTTGCCAGCACACGGTGTGTCCTGAGGGAAGCTTCTGCAACCATACCTTTACCGGGAGCTTCTACACTTGCACCAAATACCCAGCGTGGTTGGTTGAGTCCCCG TGTCCAGAAGGTCAAGCCGGGAATGGCACCTTCTGTGGTCTCGACAGTGACAGAGACGGATACCCTGACGTGGCTCTGGAGTGCGTCGACCAACGCTGCGCTCAAGACAACTGCGTCTACGTTTATAACCCGGACCAGCTCGACGCCGACGGTGACTACGTGGGCGACGCCTGCGATCTCGACATAGACGGAGACGGGAGGAACACGAGATTC GACAACTGCCCTTTGGTCATCAACTTCAGCCAGGCAGACTTCGATGACGATGACCACGGAGATGCATGTGATAACTGCTACGACGTCCCAAACCCGAGCCAGCGTGACA GAATCCTCAATGCCAATGACAACTGCATCAGCGTTAGTAACCCTGATCAAATGGACTCCGACGGGGACGGCGTTGGCAACGCTTGTGACAACTGCCTTCAAATACTTAACCCTCTTCAAAATGACACCGATGAAGACTTTGTTGGGGATGAATGTGACACCAATATTGACACTGACAG CGATGGTGTTCAGGATGATTTAGACAACTGCCCGAACGTTGCCAATGCTGACCAGCTTAACTACGACGGCGACGCAGCTGGCGACGCGTGTGACGACGACGCCGATGGAGACGGCGTCCTCAATGGCGTCGACAGGTGTCCTCTCGTCCACGACCCGGACCAGCTTGACACGGACGGCGACGGCGTCGGAGACATCTGCGAAAACGACTACGACCAGGACGGCGTCCGAGACGCTCTCGATAACTGCCCCAAAAACAACGGGATTTTCACCACGGAGTTTGT GAACGTGACTGTCGTCCTGCTCTCAACTCAAGTAGAATTCCCTAAATACCACTTCCTGCCCTCGAGAACCGGCTTCTTTCTGCGGCCTTCATATGAAACCTCTCTTGCTATAG GTAGTATTAGGTTTGGCGGCGTCGACTTCCAGGGAACGTTCATTGTCGAAGCAACAGACGACGATTTCGTCGGATTCGTCTTCAG CTATCAAGATTTCGGCAAGAGTTACCTCGTGAACATGAAGAAAGGCTATCAGACATACAACGTTGGCGAGGTAAAGGCAGGGACGCAGCTCAAGCTCGTGAATTCTATGACCAGCACAAAGGGAGATGAGCGCGGTATTGAGAACGCTCTGTACAACACCGTCAGCATTCCGGACGAG ACTACCCTGCTTTGGTTCGACAGCAACGCCATCTGGGAGCCGAACGTACACTACAACTTCCGAGTGTCCCATCGGCCGGACATCGGGCTCATAAGGGTCTACattacagaaaacgggaaactgGTGACTGATTCCGGAAACATTTACAACGACGAACTGAAGGGAGGTCGCCTAGGCGTATCGACCACAGACGAGTATCGGATTACGTGGGTTAATCTGAAATACAGTTGCAATG AGAAAGTGTCTCAGGAGATATACGATGACCTGCCTCAAGCATTAAAGGACCAAGTGGAGATTGAAACCACACCCTAA
- the LOC119591508 gene encoding calcium and integrin-binding protein 1-like, translated as MGNRNSAFTEEELQEYEDLTFLTRKEILLAWKRWEDLMGAGAGNDKLARYPEENFHELPELKHNPFKERITKVFSSAQDHRISFEDFLDLLSVMSDKAPLQLKAHYAFHIFDYNEDLILDGEDLECVVDRLTGRENLLPEEKDRLIKTLLQETDLDGGGISEEEFKHLLTKCPDFIHSFRFSV; from the exons ATGGGGAATAGAAACAGTGCATTCACGGAGGAGGAACTGCAGGAGTATGAGGACCTCACTTTCCTCACCAGAAAGGAGATCCTTCT AGCTTGGAAGAGGTGGGAGGACCTCATGGGAGCGGGAGCTGGCAACGACAAATTAGCCCGTTATCCGGAGGAGAATTTTCATGAACTGCCGGAgttgaag CACAACCCCTTCAAGGAGCGGATCACCAAAGTCTTCTCCTCGGCGCAGGATCACAGAATCAGCTTTGAGGATTTCTTGGACCTCCTGTCGGTCATGAGTGACAAGGCTCCTCTGCAGCTCAAAGCTCACTATGCTTTCCACATCTTC GATTATAACGAAGACCTTATCTTAGATGGAGAAGATCTGGAGTGCGTTGTGGACCGTCTTACTGGAAGGGAAAATCTACTACCTGAAGAAAAAGACAGGCTTATTAAGACG CTGCTGCAGGAAACAGACCTGGACGGTGGTGGTATTTCCGAAGAAGAATTCAAGCACTTGCTGACCAAATGTCCGGATTTCATTCACTCTTTTCGGTTTTCTGTGTGA